The following are encoded in a window of Stigmatopora nigra isolate UIUO_SnigA chromosome 23, RoL_Snig_1.1, whole genome shotgun sequence genomic DNA:
- the phf21b gene encoding PHD finger protein 21B isoform X2 has product MEVQGPQEALKVEIQCHQNQTLCKGLNDLPNGQLAVRSRPVGAGKPLSLLTPPGQAVAISTVPAATPATVHVNGAEPPQTSPVDLQTSARAALGPGAHPSSQMLSSLSLVPVKVPQVGSLHRLTASVLPQVRPKTLIPDGLPPSPRQDAVPRPLRPHSPERSGPAACAAPRRRPYDGDAGGPAQHASGGAGVAYAIIAASPANANGVAAVSEAVKVIIIQPQAPGSGEGGSLPLPSQDPSPAPACVKTNDEDPEKISFMVALGLVTNEHLEGDEKFGRRTLALALASFVDVCLFLELQLKRQERKRRSTANPAYSGLFEPERKRLASHYLNGPLFLSARDSEDFCWKDEVEQDEICAVCRRDGELQPCHNCPRAYHPDCLQPPLKTPPGGPWYCPKCHKKVLNKENMSWPHNFVQSYVTHKTVRQEEKRRLLRRNVELKKECAHLEEEDEQLNTTFKRCLARRERLSAQQRDTVASLERLKALVKLIRVSASSSSSLSPSPSPWIKNGATTGSPLRPSRDNMAN; this is encoded by the exons AATCAAACATTGTGTAAAGGCCTCAATGATCTTCCCAACGGACAg CTGGCCGTCCGAAGTCGCCCGGTGGGCGCCGGCAAGCCACTGTCTCTCCTCACGCCCCCCGGACAGGCCGTGGCCATCTCGACGGTGCCGGCCGCGACCCCGGCGACGGTCCACGTCAACGGCGCCGAGCCGCCGCAGACCTCGCCCGTCGACCTGCAGACGAGCGCCAGGGCGGCTCTCGGACCCGGGGCTCATCCGTCGTCGCAG ATGTTGAGCTCGCTGAGTTTGGTCCCCGTGAAGGTGCCTCAAGTCGGCTCTCTGCACCGACTGACCGCCAGCGTGCTACCTCAG GTCAGGCCAAAGACGCTGATCCCGGACGGCCTCCCACCCAGCCCCCGCCAGGACGCCGTCCCCCGTCCCTTGCGGCCGCACAGCCCGGAGCGCTCGGGCCCCGCCGCCTGCGCCGCCCCCCGTCGCCGACCCTACGACGGCGATGCGGGCGGCCCCGCCCAGCACGCCTCGGGCGGCGCCGGGGTGGCGTACGCCATCATCGCCGCTTCGCCCGCCAACGCCAACGGGGTGGCCGCCGTCAGCGAGGCCGTCAAG GTGATCATCATCCAGCCCCAGGCCCCCGGCAGCGGCGAGGGCGGCTCGCTCCCGCTTCCGTCGCAAGATCCCTCGCCGGCTCCCGCCTGCGTCAAGACCAACGACGAGGACCCGGAG AAAATCTCCTTCATGGTGGCCCTGGGTCTGGTCACCAACGAGCACTTGGAAGGTGACGAGAAGTTCGGCCGTCGTACGTTAGCGTTAGCGCTAGCTTCTTTTGTTGACGTTTGTCTTTTCTTAGAACTCCAACTGAAGAGGCAGGAGAGGAAAAGACGAAGCACGGCTAACCCCGCCTACAGCGGCCTCTTCGAACCGGAG CGCAAGCGTCTGGCGTCGCATTACCTGAACGGCCCGCTCTTCCTGTCGGCGCGAG ACTCGGAGGATTTCTGCTGGAAG GATGAAGTGGAGCAAGACGAGATTTGCGCCGTGTGTCGGCGGGACGGCGAGCTGCAACCTTGCCACAACTGCCCGCGAGCCTACCACCCCGACTGCCTCCAGCCGCCACTCAAGACCCCGCCCGGGGGACCCTGGTACTGCCCCAAGTGTCACAAGAAG GTTTTGAATAAGGAGAATATGTCGTGGCCTCACAACTTCGTGCAGTCGTACGTCACACACAAGACAG TGCGCCAGGAGGAAAAGCGACGTCTGCTGCGACGAAACGTGGAACTCAAAAAGGAGTGCGCTCAcctggaggaagaagacgaGCAACTCAACACGACGTTCAAA CGCTGCCTGGCCCGCCGAGAGCGTCTGTCGGCGCAGCAACGCGACACGGTGGCGTCCTTGGAGCGCCTCAAAGCGCTGGTCAAGCTCATCCGGGTTTccgcttcctcctcttcctcgctgTCGCCGTCCCCGTCGCCCTGGATCAAAAACGGGGCCACCACGGGCTCGCCCTTGCGACCGTCCCGGGACAACATGGCCAACTAG
- the phf21b gene encoding PHD finger protein 21B isoform X1, with amino-acid sequence MEVQGPQEALKVEIQCHQNQTLCKGLNDLPNGQKLAVRSRPVGAGKPLSLLTPPGQAVAISTVPAATPATVHVNGAEPPQTSPVDLQTSARAALGPGAHPSSQMLSSLSLVPVKVPQVGSLHRLTASVLPQVRPKTLIPDGLPPSPRQDAVPRPLRPHSPERSGPAACAAPRRRPYDGDAGGPAQHASGGAGVAYAIIAASPANANGVAAVSEAVKVIIIQPQAPGSGEGGSLPLPSQDPSPAPACVKTNDEDPEKISFMVALGLVTNEHLEGDEKFGRRTLALALASFVDVCLFLELQLKRQERKRRSTANPAYSGLFEPERKRLASHYLNGPLFLSARDSEDFCWKDEVEQDEICAVCRRDGELQPCHNCPRAYHPDCLQPPLKTPPGGPWYCPKCHKKVLNKENMSWPHNFVQSYVTHKTVRQEEKRRLLRRNVELKKECAHLEEEDEQLNTTFKRCLARRERLSAQQRDTVASLERLKALVKLIRVSASSSSSLSPSPSPWIKNGATTGSPLRPSRDNMAN; translated from the exons AATCAAACATTGTGTAAAGGCCTCAATGATCTTCCCAACGGACAg AAGCTGGCCGTCCGAAGTCGCCCGGTGGGCGCCGGCAAGCCACTGTCTCTCCTCACGCCCCCCGGACAGGCCGTGGCCATCTCGACGGTGCCGGCCGCGACCCCGGCGACGGTCCACGTCAACGGCGCCGAGCCGCCGCAGACCTCGCCCGTCGACCTGCAGACGAGCGCCAGGGCGGCTCTCGGACCCGGGGCTCATCCGTCGTCGCAG ATGTTGAGCTCGCTGAGTTTGGTCCCCGTGAAGGTGCCTCAAGTCGGCTCTCTGCACCGACTGACCGCCAGCGTGCTACCTCAG GTCAGGCCAAAGACGCTGATCCCGGACGGCCTCCCACCCAGCCCCCGCCAGGACGCCGTCCCCCGTCCCTTGCGGCCGCACAGCCCGGAGCGCTCGGGCCCCGCCGCCTGCGCCGCCCCCCGTCGCCGACCCTACGACGGCGATGCGGGCGGCCCCGCCCAGCACGCCTCGGGCGGCGCCGGGGTGGCGTACGCCATCATCGCCGCTTCGCCCGCCAACGCCAACGGGGTGGCCGCCGTCAGCGAGGCCGTCAAG GTGATCATCATCCAGCCCCAGGCCCCCGGCAGCGGCGAGGGCGGCTCGCTCCCGCTTCCGTCGCAAGATCCCTCGCCGGCTCCCGCCTGCGTCAAGACCAACGACGAGGACCCGGAG AAAATCTCCTTCATGGTGGCCCTGGGTCTGGTCACCAACGAGCACTTGGAAGGTGACGAGAAGTTCGGCCGTCGTACGTTAGCGTTAGCGCTAGCTTCTTTTGTTGACGTTTGTCTTTTCTTAGAACTCCAACTGAAGAGGCAGGAGAGGAAAAGACGAAGCACGGCTAACCCCGCCTACAGCGGCCTCTTCGAACCGGAG CGCAAGCGTCTGGCGTCGCATTACCTGAACGGCCCGCTCTTCCTGTCGGCGCGAG ACTCGGAGGATTTCTGCTGGAAG GATGAAGTGGAGCAAGACGAGATTTGCGCCGTGTGTCGGCGGGACGGCGAGCTGCAACCTTGCCACAACTGCCCGCGAGCCTACCACCCCGACTGCCTCCAGCCGCCACTCAAGACCCCGCCCGGGGGACCCTGGTACTGCCCCAAGTGTCACAAGAAG GTTTTGAATAAGGAGAATATGTCGTGGCCTCACAACTTCGTGCAGTCGTACGTCACACACAAGACAG TGCGCCAGGAGGAAAAGCGACGTCTGCTGCGACGAAACGTGGAACTCAAAAAGGAGTGCGCTCAcctggaggaagaagacgaGCAACTCAACACGACGTTCAAA CGCTGCCTGGCCCGCCGAGAGCGTCTGTCGGCGCAGCAACGCGACACGGTGGCGTCCTTGGAGCGCCTCAAAGCGCTGGTCAAGCTCATCCGGGTTTccgcttcctcctcttcctcgctgTCGCCGTCCCCGTCGCCCTGGATCAAAAACGGGGCCACCACGGGCTCGCCCTTGCGACCGTCCCGGGACAACATGGCCAACTAG
- the phf21b gene encoding PHD finger protein 21B isoform X3 has product MEVQGPQEALKVEIQCHQNQTLCKGLNDLPNGQKLAVRSRPVGAGKPLSLLTPPGQAVAISTVPAATPATVHVNGAEPPQTSPVDLQTSARAALGPGAHPSSQMLSSLSLVPVKVPQVGSLHRLTASVLPQVRPKTLIPDGLPPSPRQDAVPRPLRPHSPERSGPAACAAPRRRPYDGDAGGPAQHASGGAGVAYAIIAASPANANGVAAVSEAVKVIIIQPQAPGSGEGGSLPLPSQDPSPAPACVKTNDEDPEKISFMVALGLVTNEHLEELQLKRQERKRRSTANPAYSGLFEPERKRLASHYLNGPLFLSARDSEDFCWKDEVEQDEICAVCRRDGELQPCHNCPRAYHPDCLQPPLKTPPGGPWYCPKCHKKVLNKENMSWPHNFVQSYVTHKTVRQEEKRRLLRRNVELKKECAHLEEEDEQLNTTFKRCLARRERLSAQQRDTVASLERLKALVKLIRVSASSSSSLSPSPSPWIKNGATTGSPLRPSRDNMAN; this is encoded by the exons AATCAAACATTGTGTAAAGGCCTCAATGATCTTCCCAACGGACAg AAGCTGGCCGTCCGAAGTCGCCCGGTGGGCGCCGGCAAGCCACTGTCTCTCCTCACGCCCCCCGGACAGGCCGTGGCCATCTCGACGGTGCCGGCCGCGACCCCGGCGACGGTCCACGTCAACGGCGCCGAGCCGCCGCAGACCTCGCCCGTCGACCTGCAGACGAGCGCCAGGGCGGCTCTCGGACCCGGGGCTCATCCGTCGTCGCAG ATGTTGAGCTCGCTGAGTTTGGTCCCCGTGAAGGTGCCTCAAGTCGGCTCTCTGCACCGACTGACCGCCAGCGTGCTACCTCAG GTCAGGCCAAAGACGCTGATCCCGGACGGCCTCCCACCCAGCCCCCGCCAGGACGCCGTCCCCCGTCCCTTGCGGCCGCACAGCCCGGAGCGCTCGGGCCCCGCCGCCTGCGCCGCCCCCCGTCGCCGACCCTACGACGGCGATGCGGGCGGCCCCGCCCAGCACGCCTCGGGCGGCGCCGGGGTGGCGTACGCCATCATCGCCGCTTCGCCCGCCAACGCCAACGGGGTGGCCGCCGTCAGCGAGGCCGTCAAG GTGATCATCATCCAGCCCCAGGCCCCCGGCAGCGGCGAGGGCGGCTCGCTCCCGCTTCCGTCGCAAGATCCCTCGCCGGCTCCCGCCTGCGTCAAGACCAACGACGAGGACCCGGAG AAAATCTCCTTCATGGTGGCCCTGGGTCTGGTCACCAACGAGCACTTGGAAG AACTCCAACTGAAGAGGCAGGAGAGGAAAAGACGAAGCACGGCTAACCCCGCCTACAGCGGCCTCTTCGAACCGGAG CGCAAGCGTCTGGCGTCGCATTACCTGAACGGCCCGCTCTTCCTGTCGGCGCGAG ACTCGGAGGATTTCTGCTGGAAG GATGAAGTGGAGCAAGACGAGATTTGCGCCGTGTGTCGGCGGGACGGCGAGCTGCAACCTTGCCACAACTGCCCGCGAGCCTACCACCCCGACTGCCTCCAGCCGCCACTCAAGACCCCGCCCGGGGGACCCTGGTACTGCCCCAAGTGTCACAAGAAG GTTTTGAATAAGGAGAATATGTCGTGGCCTCACAACTTCGTGCAGTCGTACGTCACACACAAGACAG TGCGCCAGGAGGAAAAGCGACGTCTGCTGCGACGAAACGTGGAACTCAAAAAGGAGTGCGCTCAcctggaggaagaagacgaGCAACTCAACACGACGTTCAAA CGCTGCCTGGCCCGCCGAGAGCGTCTGTCGGCGCAGCAACGCGACACGGTGGCGTCCTTGGAGCGCCTCAAAGCGCTGGTCAAGCTCATCCGGGTTTccgcttcctcctcttcctcgctgTCGCCGTCCCCGTCGCCCTGGATCAAAAACGGGGCCACCACGGGCTCGCCCTTGCGACCGTCCCGGGACAACATGGCCAACTAG